A single genomic interval of Rosistilla ulvae harbors:
- a CDS encoding ABC transporter permease, whose protein sequence is MLLLRTFRLGVKSLMLHPLRSGLTMLGILIGVAVVIALTAISNGASRVVQEQIESLGADTIIVRTVKPPSDVFAGRSAVPYGLSRDELDLLIATVPTIRSALPIREIKRQFMYQDRSIDGRLVGCTPEYADVTKLELQPGPEGASGQFITDLNNLKRDSVCVLAAKVAEKLFPFENPIGKRIYLPEHTDFYRVVGVLKHRTASAAIGGSLDSQDFSSDVYIPLKTLEQRIGDTIVTRGSGSFSMDIVELNQITLKIDKVSNVRTTAAFIEDLLGPRHTALNDISVVFPLELLEQAENMRLMFIGIGVLIAFISLFVGGIGIMNIMLASVTERTREIGIRRALGAKRADIVWQFLVETIVLSFVGSLLGIVLGLLSPWMYDGMRLLATEFIPEKLAALPEAIREARPQIVELSIPIAVVIAMGVGILSGLYPAIRAARMNPIEALRHE, encoded by the coding sequence ATGTTGCTTCTGAGAACCTTCCGATTGGGCGTCAAAAGTTTGATGCTGCATCCGCTCCGCAGCGGTCTAACGATGCTTGGCATCTTGATCGGCGTGGCGGTGGTGATCGCGCTGACGGCGATCAGCAACGGTGCCAGTCGCGTGGTCCAGGAGCAGATCGAGAGCCTTGGTGCCGACACGATCATCGTCCGCACGGTCAAACCACCAAGCGACGTCTTCGCCGGCCGCAGCGCGGTCCCCTACGGTCTGTCGCGCGATGAACTGGATCTGTTGATCGCCACCGTGCCGACGATTCGCAGCGCCCTGCCAATTCGCGAAATCAAACGCCAGTTCATGTATCAGGACCGGTCGATCGATGGCCGCCTGGTCGGCTGCACCCCCGAATATGCCGACGTCACAAAACTGGAACTGCAGCCGGGGCCCGAGGGAGCTTCGGGGCAATTCATCACCGATCTGAACAACCTTAAACGCGATAGCGTCTGTGTGCTGGCGGCCAAGGTGGCGGAAAAGCTGTTCCCGTTTGAAAACCCGATCGGCAAGCGGATCTATCTCCCCGAGCACACCGATTTCTATCGCGTCGTCGGCGTGCTGAAGCATCGCACCGCGTCGGCGGCGATCGGCGGCTCGCTCGATTCGCAAGACTTTTCCAGCGACGTCTACATCCCGCTGAAGACGCTCGAACAACGGATCGGTGATACGATCGTGACCCGCGGCAGCGGCAGCTTCTCGATGGACATCGTCGAACTCAACCAGATCACGCTGAAGATCGACAAGGTTAGCAACGTCCGGACGACCGCCGCATTTATCGAGGATCTGCTGGGGCCGCGCCATACCGCGCTGAACGACATCTCGGTCGTCTTCCCCCTGGAGTTGTTGGAACAAGCCGAGAACATGCGGCTGATGTTTATCGGCATCGGCGTTCTGATCGCTTTCATCTCGCTGTTCGTCGGCGGCATCGGCATCATGAACATCATGTTGGCCAGCGTTACCGAGCGGACTCGAGAGATCGGGATTCGCCGCGCTCTAGGGGCCAAACGGGCCGATATCGTTTGGCAATTTCTCGTCGAAACGATCGTGCTCAGCTTCGTCGGCTCGCTGCTTGGGATCGTCCTGGGGCTGCTGAGTCCGTGGATGTACGACGGCATGCGGCTGTTGGCGACCGAATTTATCCCCGAGAAGCTCGCAGCGCTTCCCGAGGCGATCCGCGAGGCGAGGCCACAAATTGTCGAGCTTTCGATTCCGATCGCCGTCGTGATCGCGATGGGTGTCGGCATCCTCAGCGGCCTCTATCCGGCGATCCGCGCCGCTCGGATGAATCCGA
- a CDS encoding ABC transporter ATP-binding protein, with translation MVRLATSIRELKKEYVLKSETVRALRGVSFDVPEGDYVAIMGPSGSGKSTLLNMLGCLDKPSSGQLLLGDDDISRMTDDKLAEVRSRRIGFVFQSYNLIQQLTVVENIQVPLYYQGRLGPKERQRCVELAGLVGLHDRLDHRPTQLSGGQQQRVAIARSLVNDPYFILADEPTGNLDSRTTAEILAMFDQLNNEGRTIILVTHEDEVAERARRVVRLKDGLLCSDVQNSEENREKARQASLAAAEAVRDE, from the coding sequence ATGGTCCGACTGGCGACTTCCATTCGCGAGCTGAAAAAGGAATACGTGCTCAAAAGCGAAACCGTCCGCGCGCTCCGCGGCGTTTCGTTCGACGTGCCCGAGGGTGACTACGTCGCCATCATGGGCCCTTCGGGCAGCGGCAAAAGCACGCTCCTGAACATGCTCGGCTGCCTCGACAAACCCTCCAGCGGACAACTGCTGTTGGGCGACGACGACATCTCGCGAATGACCGACGACAAACTTGCCGAGGTTCGCAGCCGACGGATCGGATTTGTCTTCCAATCGTACAACCTGATCCAACAATTAACAGTCGTCGAAAACATCCAAGTGCCGCTCTATTACCAGGGGCGACTGGGGCCCAAGGAGCGTCAACGGTGCGTCGAACTGGCCGGTCTTGTTGGTCTGCACGATCGATTGGACCACCGCCCTACACAGCTGTCCGGCGGTCAACAGCAACGCGTGGCGATCGCTCGCTCGCTTGTCAATGATCCCTATTTCATCCTGGCTGATGAACCGACGGGAAACCTTGATTCGCGAACGACCGCCGAGATCCTGGCGATGTTCGATCAATTGAACAACGAGGGGCGGACGATCATCCTGGTCACGCACGAAGACGAAGTGGCCGAACGAGCTCGCCGCGTCGTCCGCTTGAAGGATGGTCTGCTGTGCAGCGACGTCCAGAACAGCGAAGAGAACCGCGAGAAAGCTCGCCAAGCTTCGCTGGCTGCCGCCGAAGCGGTCCGCGACGAATAA
- a CDS encoding tellurite resistance TerB family protein, with the protein MDRIAYLKNLVVMAIADGALAEHELSLLSQRCAELGFEEQELCAAVSYALGDDAQLELPTDAAEQEAVLSDLIRMMAADGQMSESEKRLFALAAARMDFSGEKLERLIDRVVRTNHSA; encoded by the coding sequence ATGGATCGCATCGCTTATTTGAAAAACCTTGTCGTGATGGCGATCGCCGATGGCGCATTGGCTGAACACGAGCTGTCGCTGCTGAGCCAACGCTGTGCGGAACTCGGATTCGAAGAGCAGGAATTGTGCGCTGCGGTTTCGTACGCATTGGGGGATGACGCCCAACTGGAACTGCCGACCGACGCGGCGGAACAGGAAGCTGTCTTGAGCGATTTGATCCGGATGATGGCCGCCGACGGGCAGATGTCCGAATCCGAGAAGCGTTTGTTTGCGTTGGCCGCGGCAAGGATGGACTTTTCTGGTGAGAAGCTCGAACGCCTGATCGACCGTGTCGTCCGCACCAACCACTCCGCCTGA
- a CDS encoding DUF1559 domain-containing protein: MKSKSLRSGFTLVELLVVIAIIGILVGLLLPAVQAAREAARRMSCSNNMKQIGLALHNYHDVHRTFPVGAFYNKQGSNWRALILPFIEETAAHDQINFETGGFWAHDVATQSNNPIFSSLRIAGYVCPSSPHGVTNVGDIPLSQHASTGNTSMVMDYVGVSGATPDLNGRTSACTADNIVSGGTYCNNGMMTVYFNKRFRDCTDGTSNTLIIGEQSGNVNGKEASANPLGGWHGWVNNSGEQMLENMSLSSFSSLSAYAGGITTVRYSPNAFWKSGAPSSASSQYEVNTILNSFHPGGIHGLLTDGAVRFVAETVELDTMIKLSIRDDGQVMGEF; encoded by the coding sequence ATGAAGTCTAAGTCCCTCCGGTCGGGATTCACCCTGGTCGAATTGTTAGTCGTCATCGCTATCATCGGTATCTTGGTCGGTCTGTTGCTTCCCGCAGTGCAAGCAGCTCGCGAAGCGGCGCGACGGATGTCATGTTCAAACAACATGAAACAGATCGGTCTGGCGCTACACAATTACCATGACGTTCACAGGACGTTTCCTGTCGGCGCGTTTTACAACAAACAAGGCAGCAATTGGCGGGCCTTGATCCTGCCGTTCATCGAAGAAACTGCAGCTCACGATCAGATCAACTTCGAAACCGGAGGCTTCTGGGCCCACGACGTGGCGACGCAATCCAACAACCCCATTTTCAGTTCGTTGCGGATCGCTGGCTATGTCTGTCCATCGAGTCCCCATGGGGTGACGAATGTTGGCGACATCCCGCTTTCCCAACATGCTTCGACGGGAAATACCAGCATGGTCATGGACTACGTTGGCGTCTCGGGAGCGACTCCCGACCTGAACGGTCGGACCTCCGCCTGTACCGCCGACAATATCGTCAGCGGAGGAACGTACTGCAACAACGGAATGATGACGGTCTACTTCAACAAGCGGTTCCGCGATTGCACCGATGGCACATCGAACACGCTGATCATCGGTGAACAATCGGGGAACGTAAATGGTAAAGAGGCCAGTGCGAATCCATTGGGCGGCTGGCACGGATGGGTGAACAACTCCGGCGAACAGATGTTGGAAAACATGAGCCTTTCATCGTTCTCTAGCTTGTCCGCTTATGCCGGCGGAATCACCACAGTTCGTTATTCGCCCAACGCGTTCTGGAAATCGGGGGCGCCGTCGAGTGCCAGCAGTCAGTACGAAGTGAACACGATCCTCAACTCGTTCCACCCGGGCGGGATCCACGGTCTGTTGACCGATGGCGCGGTTCGATTTGTTGCGGAGACGGTCGAGCTCGACACGATGATCAAGCTGAGCATTCGCGACGACGGCCAGGTGATGGGCGAGTTCTAA
- a CDS encoding trypsin-like peptidase domain-containing protein: MTTLLRSSVICLTTFCTLLAHTAQTASGSNRDTPVVRVVREASPSVVNIHGHKTVRAGGLPGQGQSFQQVNGMGTGVVIDSRGYVVTNFHVVQDVNDIRVTLADGRPAVARVIAHDLRTDLAVLKIDAREPLPVIRIGTSEDLWVGETVIAIGNAFGYEHTVTQGIVSALHRDVPVNEEQSYTDLIQTSAEINPGNSGGPLLNLDGQMIGINVAVRVGAQGIAFTIPVDQVLDIVSTLIQQKTVNEIAHGIQGVTQWNDDESSFVVTSVSSGSSAEKEGVDKGDRILQINGHSIRNRMDFELAMLELTSRDPIEFEIANTQGDVSLVSLRSQPNPRSNTPRTTPVAQRIWTSFGIQGEPVAEATMQDLNRRMETAYGAGLKITSVRPGSQADRQGMQSGDVLLGIRNWQTSSLNDLDYILRSDEFRSGNQSQFFIIRSNKTMIGYLQVAQVSRRTTR; encoded by the coding sequence ATGACAACACTTCTACGTAGCAGTGTCATCTGCCTGACAACGTTTTGCACGCTGTTGGCGCACACTGCCCAGACGGCTTCGGGCTCAAATCGCGATACGCCGGTCGTCCGGGTCGTTCGCGAAGCGTCCCCATCGGTGGTAAACATCCACGGTCACAAGACTGTGCGTGCCGGTGGCTTGCCTGGCCAAGGCCAATCGTTTCAACAGGTCAACGGCATGGGAACGGGAGTCGTAATCGATTCCCGCGGTTATGTCGTCACCAATTTTCATGTCGTTCAAGACGTCAATGACATCCGCGTCACGTTAGCTGACGGACGCCCAGCAGTCGCCCGCGTGATCGCTCACGATCTTCGCACCGACCTGGCAGTCTTAAAGATCGACGCTCGCGAACCGCTGCCGGTGATTCGCATCGGCACCTCCGAAGACCTCTGGGTCGGCGAGACGGTGATCGCGATCGGCAACGCGTTTGGATATGAACATACAGTGACCCAGGGGATCGTCAGCGCGCTGCATCGCGACGTCCCGGTCAACGAAGAGCAGAGCTATACCGATTTGATTCAGACAAGTGCGGAGATCAACCCGGGCAATTCCGGCGGTCCGCTGCTGAATCTCGACGGCCAGATGATCGGCATCAATGTCGCCGTCCGCGTCGGAGCCCAAGGGATCGCCTTTACGATTCCCGTCGACCAGGTCTTGGACATCGTCTCGACGCTGATTCAACAGAAGACCGTCAATGAGATCGCCCACGGGATCCAGGGCGTCACGCAATGGAACGACGACGAATCGTCCTTTGTCGTTACCAGCGTCTCCAGCGGCAGCTCCGCCGAGAAAGAAGGAGTCGACAAGGGGGATCGGATCCTGCAAATCAACGGCCACAGCATTCGCAACCGCATGGATTTCGAGCTGGCGATGCTGGAGCTGACCTCGCGTGATCCTATCGAGTTCGAAATCGCCAACACCCAAGGGGATGTCTCGCTGGTCTCGCTGCGATCGCAACCCAACCCCCGATCCAATACGCCTCGAACCACTCCGGTGGCCCAGCGTATCTGGACCAGCTTCGGCATCCAGGGCGAACCGGTCGCCGAGGCGACGATGCAAGACCTGAATCGCCGCATGGAAACCGCCTACGGTGCCGGATTGAAGATCACTTCGGTCCGCCCGGGTAGCCAAGCCGATCGCCAAGGAATGCAATCGGGAGACGTTCTTCTGGGAATCCGCAACTGGCAGACTTCCAGCCTCAACGATCTCGATTACATCTTGCGAAGCGACGAGTTTCGCAGCGGCAACCAGTCGCAATTCTTCATCATCCGATCGAACAAAACGATGATCGGGTATCTGCAAGTGGCCCAGGTGAGCCGACGCACCACGCGATAA
- a CDS encoding YggS family pyridoxal phosphate-dependent enzyme, which yields MTDQVSDSVQARVDANWRSVCDQVANACRAAGRSPDEVTIVGVTKYVDVPLTQALLRAGCRDLGENRPQVLWQKAEAMADRSIRWHLIGHLQRNKSRRTLPLVYRLHSIDTLRLAQTVAQQSGEAGQTTSCLLEVNVSGDEQKHGFRPAEIEKIIADLIALPNLKILGLMGMASFDQPNHDPAIDFASLRALRDRLTVTTGLPLPELSMGMSGDFQAAIAEGSTCVRIGSRLFEGVR from the coding sequence GTGACAGATCAGGTAAGCGATAGCGTTCAAGCGAGAGTCGACGCCAACTGGCGATCGGTTTGCGATCAGGTTGCCAACGCCTGCCGCGCCGCTGGCCGCAGCCCCGACGAAGTGACGATCGTTGGAGTCACGAAATACGTCGACGTGCCGCTGACCCAGGCTCTGCTGCGCGCCGGATGCCGCGACCTGGGAGAAAATCGCCCGCAAGTCCTGTGGCAAAAAGCCGAAGCGATGGCCGATCGTTCGATCCGCTGGCATCTGATCGGACACTTGCAGCGGAACAAATCGCGGCGGACGTTACCGTTGGTCTATCGGCTGCATTCGATCGACACGCTTCGCTTGGCCCAGACGGTCGCACAGCAGAGTGGCGAAGCTGGCCAAACGACATCCTGTCTGCTGGAGGTCAACGTCTCGGGAGATGAGCAAAAGCACGGTTTTCGTCCGGCGGAGATCGAAAAGATCATCGCCGACTTGATCGCTCTCCCGAACCTGAAGATTCTCGGCCTGATGGGCATGGCCTCTTTCGACCAACCCAATCACGATCCCGCCATCGATTTTGCATCGCTCCGTGCGTTGCGAGACCGCCTGACCGTCACAACCGGACTTCCGCTACCAGAACTTTCGATGGGGATGAGCGGCGATTTCCAGGCGGCGATCGCCGAGGGATCGACTTGCGTGCGGATCGGATCGCGGCTGTTCGAAGGGGTTCGCTAG
- a CDS encoding HlyD family efflux transporter periplasmic adaptor subunit, whose product MKPLVQPAKNRRGGILTYLLILIVISAVGGGAYWYVKIRPAKTKNTGELITDVVRRGAFDHIVLEQGEIESSKNIELECEVESRGSGGTAILWVIDEGARVKAGDKLVELDSSQLEQDLKTQRIVLLGAEANVTNAAALLKQAEISRQEYLEGTFKTEEKAILSELAVAEQELRKAQLALASTQRLVAKGLVKSLQMEADQFAVANTQNQLEAAQGRLKVLQELTKQKFLVQYDSDIESARAVLEANKSTLSEEQDKYAEMEGQIKACVIYAPSDGVVVHANRFSSRGGNAEFVVEAGATVRERQAIIRLPDPTQMQVKAKINESRIALVSEGMPCKISVSSLNGVELLGQVTKVNRYAEPSSFFTSSIKEYACSIAIIDPPESIRTGMTAEVQIFVQQKPDALQIPIQGVYEHSQQTFALVRTPEGQFETRKIDVDATNDKLAAIASGLEEGDEIVLNLRQHLHLLDDLPSGSTDTNTGLAGLIEGKTGVSVTNGAPPSTPQPVDGPSAARASAPSGGEGPRGPGGPRGPGAGGPPSPAAIVKRIFDESDTDKDGSLSEAEIGKMEDRRQSMAKAADADSDGKVTRAELTSAMAARFADSNNGAGR is encoded by the coding sequence ATGAAGCCCCTCGTACAACCTGCCAAAAACCGCCGCGGCGGGATCCTCACCTACCTATTGATATTGATCGTGATTTCCGCTGTCGGGGGGGGCGCGTATTGGTACGTCAAAATTCGTCCCGCCAAAACGAAAAACACCGGCGAATTGATCACCGATGTCGTTCGCCGCGGTGCGTTTGACCACATCGTGCTCGAGCAGGGGGAGATCGAGAGCAGCAAAAACATCGAACTCGAATGCGAAGTCGAGAGCCGCGGTAGCGGTGGGACGGCGATCCTGTGGGTGATCGACGAAGGAGCCCGCGTGAAAGCGGGAGACAAGCTGGTCGAACTCGATTCGTCGCAGCTAGAACAGGACCTCAAGACACAGCGGATCGTGCTGCTGGGTGCCGAGGCGAATGTGACCAATGCAGCGGCATTGTTGAAACAGGCAGAGATCTCGCGGCAAGAGTACCTCGAGGGAACCTTCAAGACCGAAGAGAAAGCGATCCTCAGCGAATTGGCGGTCGCCGAGCAGGAGCTTCGCAAAGCGCAACTGGCGCTCGCCAGCACCCAGCGACTGGTTGCCAAAGGGCTGGTCAAATCGCTGCAAATGGAAGCCGATCAGTTTGCCGTCGCCAATACGCAAAACCAACTGGAAGCTGCCCAGGGACGACTGAAAGTTTTGCAGGAACTGACCAAACAGAAGTTCTTGGTTCAATATGACAGCGACATCGAATCGGCTCGCGCGGTCCTCGAAGCCAACAAGAGCACGCTCAGCGAAGAGCAGGACAAATACGCCGAGATGGAAGGCCAGATCAAAGCCTGTGTGATCTATGCCCCCAGCGACGGCGTTGTCGTTCACGCCAACCGCTTCAGCAGTCGCGGTGGGAACGCGGAGTTTGTCGTCGAAGCCGGCGCGACAGTTCGCGAGCGGCAAGCGATCATCCGCTTGCCCGATCCGACGCAAATGCAGGTCAAAGCCAAGATCAATGAATCTCGGATCGCCTTGGTTTCCGAAGGCATGCCGTGCAAGATCAGCGTCTCGTCGCTCAATGGCGTGGAGCTGTTGGGGCAGGTGACCAAGGTCAATCGCTACGCCGAACCGAGCAGCTTCTTCACGTCGTCGATCAAGGAATACGCCTGTTCGATCGCGATCATCGATCCGCCCGAAAGCATTCGCACCGGGATGACCGCCGAGGTGCAGATCTTTGTCCAACAGAAACCCGACGCTTTGCAGATCCCGATCCAAGGCGTTTACGAGCACAGCCAACAAACGTTTGCGTTGGTGCGCACCCCCGAGGGCCAATTCGAAACCCGGAAGATCGATGTCGACGCGACCAACGATAAACTCGCTGCGATCGCATCGGGATTGGAAGAAGGAGATGAGATCGTCCTGAACCTGCGTCAGCATTTGCATTTGTTAGACGATCTGCCATCGGGATCGACCGATACCAACACCGGATTGGCTGGCTTGATCGAAGGTAAGACCGGCGTCTCGGTCACCAATGGCGCTCCGCCCAGCACGCCCCAACCTGTCGATGGTCCCAGCGCCGCGCGAGCCTCGGCTCCGTCAGGCGGCGAGGGTCCTCGTGGTCCCGGCGGCCCTAGGGGGCCGGGTGCGGGAGGCCCACCGTCGCCAGCGGCGATCGTCAAACGAATCTTCGACGAATCGGACACCGACAAAGACGGCTCGCTTTCGGAAGCGGAGATCGGAAAGATGGAAGACCGCCGTCAATCGATGGCCAAAGCGGCCGACGCCGACAGCGACGGCAAAGTCACCCGGGCCGAATTGACCAGCGCGATGGCTGCCCGCTTCGCCGACTCCAACAACGGCGCGGGGCGATAA
- a CDS encoding DUF1559 domain-containing protein, with amino-acid sequence MKPKIQRTGFTLVELLVVIAIIGILVGLLLPAVQAAREAARRMSCSNNMKQIGLALHNYHDVHKTFPVGAFYNSRGTNWRALILPFIEETAAHDLIDFETGGFWAHSGPFSNNTILRTLRIAGYVCPSSPHGPTNIADLPYTHFTSNGSISMVMDYVGVSGATPDLNGRTTSCTADNIVSGGTYCNNGMMMVYFNKRFRDCTDGTSNTLIIAEQSGNVNGKEASANPLGGWHGWVNNSGEQMLETSSLSSFTKLNAYAGGITTVRYSPNAFFKSGAPSSASSAYEVNTILNSFHPGGIHGLLTDGAVRFVAETVELDTMIKLSIRDDGQVMGEF; translated from the coding sequence ATGAAGCCCAAGATTCAAAGAACCGGATTCACCTTGGTTGAATTGTTAGTTGTCATTGCCATTATCGGCATTCTTGTTGGCCTGCTGCTCCCCGCAGTGCAAGCAGCTCGCGAAGCCGCACGGCGGATGTCGTGCTCGAACAATATGAAACAGATCGGCCTTGCGCTGCACAACTACCACGACGTTCACAAGACGTTTCCAGTGGGCGCGTTTTACAACAGCCGAGGCACCAATTGGCGGGCTCTGATTCTGCCGTTCATCGAGGAAACCGCAGCGCACGACCTGATCGACTTTGAAACCGGCGGCTTTTGGGCGCACAGCGGACCGTTCTCCAACAATACCATTTTGAGGACGCTACGAATCGCTGGATACGTCTGCCCTTCGAGTCCTCACGGACCGACCAATATCGCCGACCTGCCCTACACCCATTTCACGTCGAACGGCAGTATTAGCATGGTGATGGACTACGTTGGCGTCTCGGGGGCGACCCCCGACCTGAATGGCCGAACGACTTCCTGCACGGCCGACAATATCGTCAGCGGCGGCACCTACTGCAACAACGGAATGATGATGGTCTACTTCAATAAGCGGTTCCGCGATTGCACCGACGGCACATCGAACACGCTGATCATCGCCGAACAATCGGGGAACGTTAACGGCAAAGAAGCCAGTGCGAATCCATTGGGCGGATGGCATGGTTGGGTCAACAACTCGGGCGAACAGATGCTGGAGACGTCCAGCCTATCGTCGTTCACGAAACTGAACGCTTATGCCGGCGGAATCACCACAGTCCGCTATTCCCCAAATGCGTTCTTCAAATCGGGGGCTCCGTCGAGTGCCAGCAGCGCCTACGAAGTAAACACCATTCTCAACTCGTTCCACCCGGGCGGGATCCACGGTCTGTTGACCGATGGTGCGGTTCGATTTGTTGCGGAGACGGTCGAGCTCGACACGATGATCAAGCTGAGCATTCGCGACGACGGCCAGGTGATGGGCGAGTTCTAA